From one Bacteroidota bacterium genomic stretch:
- a CDS encoding hotdog fold thioesterase produces the protein MADEIDLASKVVNRMFDHDWFSQWLGIERVLVAPGKCVLKMTIRKEMLNGFSIAHGGITFSLADSALAFAANSHGQRSVSVETSISHTEPLMENDEIIATAIEMNRSNKIGIYQVTVSNQHGRTVALFKGTVYRTSKDWFPSGE, from the coding sequence ATGGCAGATGAAATAGATTTAGCATCCAAAGTTGTAAACCGTATGTTCGACCATGATTGGTTCAGTCAGTGGTTGGGTATCGAAAGAGTATTAGTTGCACCGGGAAAATGTGTGCTCAAGATGACCATCAGGAAAGAAATGCTCAATGGTTTTTCAATCGCTCATGGTGGAATTACTTTTTCATTGGCCGATAGTGCATTGGCATTTGCTGCTAATTCTCATGGACAACGAAGTGTTTCTGTTGAAACTTCCATCTCTCACACGGAACCTTTGATGGAAAATGATGAGATTATTGCAACAGCCATTGAAATGAACAGATCAAATAAAATTGGTATCTATCAGGTGACTGTATCGAATCAACATGGCCGTACTGTTGCTTTGTTTAAAGGAACAGTGTACAGAACTTCAAAAGATTGGTTTCCTTCAGGGGAATAA
- the pcaF gene encoding 3-oxoadipyl-CoA thiolase, translated as MNAYIVSGVRTAIGNFAGTLAAVRADDLAAHVLKSLLEKNNSLDPKCIDDVIMGCANQAGEDNRNVARMSLLLAGYPVSVPGETVNRLCASGLSAVASAARMIKSAEADIVIAGGVENMTRGPWVMSKTSTPYGRDAQLFDSSFGWRFVNPLMKEMYGVESMGDTAENVAVRDHVSREDQDKFALRSQEKANNAQSSGRLAQEIVPLLIPAKKGDAILFSSDEFIKPATTLEGLSKLKPAFRKDGTVTAGNASGLNDGAAAILLASEKGLKSHGLTPLARVVSAAAIGVTPGIMGIGPVEAANKALKLAGMSWNQIDIIELNEAFAAQSLACIRAWGFGDDDERINPNGGAIAIGHPLGMSGARILNSAAIELKLKGKKFAMVSMCVGVGQGYAVIIESC; from the coding sequence ATGAATGCATATATTGTATCGGGGGTAAGAACAGCCATAGGAAATTTTGCAGGAACATTAGCTGCTGTGCGTGCGGATGATTTAGCAGCACATGTGTTAAAATCTTTATTGGAGAAAAATAACAGTCTCGATCCCAAATGCATCGATGATGTTATTATGGGCTGTGCAAATCAAGCTGGAGAAGACAATAGAAATGTGGCTAGAATGTCTCTGTTGCTCGCAGGTTATCCGGTAAGTGTTCCCGGTGAAACGGTCAACAGACTTTGTGCTTCCGGCTTATCTGCTGTTGCCTCTGCTGCCCGTATGATAAAATCTGCAGAAGCTGATATTGTCATTGCAGGAGGTGTAGAGAATATGACCCGTGGTCCATGGGTCATGTCAAAAACAAGTACGCCTTATGGTCGTGATGCGCAGTTGTTCGATTCGAGTTTTGGCTGGCGTTTTGTGAACCCGCTGATGAAGGAGATGTATGGTGTGGAATCAATGGGTGATACGGCAGAGAATGTCGCAGTCAGAGATCATGTTAGTCGGGAAGATCAGGATAAGTTCGCACTTCGTTCACAAGAGAAGGCGAATAATGCGCAATCTTCCGGTCGTCTCGCTCAGGAAATTGTACCCCTTTTAATACCTGCTAAGAAAGGAGATGCAATACTGTTTTCTTCTGACGAATTTATTAAACCGGCCACTACATTAGAGGGCTTGTCAAAACTTAAACCTGCTTTTCGTAAAGACGGTACCGTTACAGCCGGAAATGCATCCGGATTGAATGATGGAGCAGCAGCGATTTTACTTGCATCTGAAAAGGGCTTAAAATCCCATGGACTTACTCCGCTCGCAAGAGTGGTTTCCGCAGCAGCCATCGGTGTTACTCCCGGGATCATGGGTATTGGTCCTGTTGAAGCGGCTAATAAAGCCTTGAAGTTAGCCGGTATGAGCTGGAATCAGATCGATATTATTGAATTGAACGAAGCGTTTGCTGCACAAAGTCTGGCTTGCATCAGAGCATGGGGATTTGGTGATGATGATGAAAGAATAAATCCGAATGGTGGCGCCATTGCTATTGGTCACCCCTTAGGAATGAGTGGTGCCCGTATTTTAAATTCTGCAGCAATTGAATTGAAATTAAAAGGAAAAAAATTCGCGATGGTTTCCATGTGTGTTGGAGTAGGACAGGGCTATGCCGTAATCATTGAGTCCTGCTAA
- a CDS encoding hybrid sensor histidine kinase/response regulator: MKHKILLVDDRPENLYSLESMLMEDDRIIFKANSGDEALKIAFQEDLSLILLDVQMPEMDGFEVANMLKSTKRTKKIPIVFVTAISKEKKYMLQGLDEGAMDYLFKPLDTDITRSKVNTLLQFFAQQKEIEQKNNELLKLNEEKNFFLGMASHDLRNPLGNIITLSSLISQDIGHNFPDEYKNYLEVIMSTSRRMLEMLNNILDVSKIESGVTTLDLAPISVHDLFQECISCNKLPADKKKIHLSYSIADSTGKPYADKGQILQVLNNLVSNAIKYSHPSTAIELTAEGSSEEITIHIIDQGQGIPESEHKVLFSAFSKTSVRSTAGEGSTGLGLNIVKKIVEAHHGRIWVKSKPGEGSVFSFSLPIVSVKKEIEN, encoded by the coding sequence ATGAAGCATAAAATACTTTTAGTGGATGATCGACCGGAGAATTTATATTCCCTGGAAAGTATGCTCATGGAAGACGACCGGATAATTTTCAAGGCGAATTCAGGTGATGAAGCGCTAAAAATTGCATTCCAGGAAGATCTATCATTAATACTATTGGATGTACAGATGCCGGAAATGGACGGCTTTGAGGTGGCCAATATGCTGAAGTCAACCAAACGTACTAAAAAGATTCCTATCGTATTTGTTACGGCTATCAGCAAGGAGAAGAAATACATGCTACAGGGATTAGATGAAGGCGCCATGGACTACTTGTTTAAACCATTGGATACAGACATTACGCGATCAAAAGTAAATACCTTGCTTCAGTTCTTCGCACAACAAAAAGAGATTGAGCAGAAGAATAATGAACTACTAAAGTTAAACGAAGAAAAGAATTTCTTCCTTGGTATGGCTTCACACGATCTTAGAAATCCGTTGGGAAATATCATCACATTAAGTAGTTTAATTTCACAAGACATCGGCCATAACTTTCCGGATGAGTATAAAAACTATCTGGAAGTTATAATGAGTACATCACGACGAATGCTGGAGATGCTCAACAATATTCTTGATGTTTCAAAAATAGAATCCGGAGTCACCACACTTGATTTAGCTCCCATTTCAGTACATGATCTTTTCCAGGAATGTATTAGTTGCAACAAACTACCTGCAGATAAAAAGAAAATTCATCTCTCTTATAGTATTGCTGATTCGACCGGCAAGCCCTATGCTGACAAAGGACAGATTCTACAGGTGCTAAACAACTTAGTTTCAAATGCGATTAAATACTCTCATCCATCTACTGCAATAGAACTTACTGCAGAAGGATCCTCTGAGGAAATCACCATTCACATCATTGATCAGGGACAAGGAATTCCGGAATCAGAACATAAAGTATTATTTTCAGCATTCAGTAAAACCAGTGTACGAAGCACTGCGGGAGAAGGAAGTACCGGTTTAGGATTGAATATTGTAAAGAAAATAGTGGAAGCTCATCATGGAAGAATTTGGGTGAAGAGTAAACCCGGAGAAGGATCGGTTTTTTCCTTTTCTCTTCCGATAGTTTCTGTTAAAAAAGAAATAGAAAATTAA
- a CDS encoding response regulator yields MVIEDSPEQSMVVKQMLKRQGITCEIAETGMDGISKLIHESFDCIILDLNLPDSDGMALLKQFKEAPEFSAIPVIVYSSRELNDKEKLFLKDYASSYINKNTDHIESLLEETTLFLQSVQEQKNRSQFFGKLPDKKKILNGKKVLVVDDDARNIYALSSMLELYGMEIHTENDGASAVKYLKNNPNTDLVLMDIMMPGMNGYEATKSIRRIEHLSGIPIIAVTAKAMKGDREHSLSCGMDEHITKPIEGNSLITIISNFFQ; encoded by the coding sequence TTGGTCATTGAAGACTCTCCTGAGCAAAGTATGGTCGTAAAACAAATGCTTAAAAGACAAGGCATAACCTGCGAGATAGCGGAAACGGGCATGGATGGCATATCCAAACTTATTCATGAATCCTTTGATTGCATAATACTCGACTTAAACCTTCCCGATTCAGATGGCATGGCACTCTTAAAGCAGTTTAAAGAAGCACCTGAATTTTCAGCTATTCCTGTTATTGTATACAGCTCCAGAGAACTAAATGACAAGGAAAAATTATTCCTAAAAGATTACGCCAGTTCATATATCAATAAGAACACCGATCATATTGAATCCTTGCTGGAAGAAACCACCCTCTTCCTTCAATCTGTACAGGAACAAAAAAACAGAAGTCAATTTTTCGGAAAACTCCCTGACAAAAAGAAAATTCTTAACGGAAAAAAAGTATTGGTAGTCGATGATGATGCGAGAAACATCTATGCATTATCCTCTATGCTTGAATTATATGGCATGGAAATACATACCGAAAATGATGGTGCATCTGCAGTGAAATACCTCAAAAACAACCCTAACACGGACCTGGTTCTCATGGACATCATGATGCCGGGAATGAATGGTTATGAAGCAACGAAAAGCATCCGTAGAATAGAGCACTTATCCGGCATTCCGATAATAGCTGTAACAGCCAAGGCAATGAAAGGAGATCGTGAGCATAGTTTATCCTGTGGCATGGATGAACATATCACGAAACCTATCGAAGGAAATTCACTCATCACTATCATCAGCAATTTTTTCCAATGA
- a CDS encoding response regulator → MLQNKELEEARKAISQKAELLEQVSKYKSEFLANMSHELRTPLNSIIILSRLLAENKDSNLNRKQIEFAHVVHKSGTDLLNLINDILDLSKIEAGKIEIEKAEFEISPFCKDIWNSIQPTAKSKNIHFSLQNNITSTPTIFTDEMRLSQILKNLLSNAIKFTSSEGNVSLTISEQESGLIRFEVKDDGIGIPEDKQKLIFESFKQVDGSISRRFGGTGLGLSISKELTHLLSGKIAVISKEGEGSTFIVEIPIGQTNTKQGPTNERRLLIIEDDETFAKILEKMALREGFKTEICHRGDTGYLRIKESKPDAVLLDMNLPGINGWNLIKRIRSEKRYSSNPYTCSQQCKSI, encoded by the coding sequence GTGTTACAAAACAAAGAACTGGAAGAAGCGAGAAAAGCCATAAGTCAAAAGGCGGAATTATTGGAGCAGGTTAGTAAATACAAGTCTGAGTTTCTTGCCAACATGAGCCATGAATTACGAACGCCATTAAATAGCATCATCATACTTTCACGATTATTGGCAGAAAACAAAGATTCTAATTTGAATCGTAAGCAGATTGAATTTGCTCATGTTGTTCATAAATCAGGAACTGATCTCTTAAATCTCATCAATGACATTCTTGATTTATCAAAAATTGAAGCCGGGAAAATTGAAATCGAAAAGGCCGAGTTTGAAATAAGTCCGTTCTGTAAAGATATCTGGAATAGCATACAGCCCACTGCTAAAAGTAAGAATATTCATTTCAGTTTGCAAAACAACATCACATCCACACCCACCATTTTTACGGATGAAATGCGTTTATCACAAATATTAAAAAACCTTTTATCTAATGCCATTAAATTTACCTCATCGGAGGGAAATGTAAGTTTAACAATCTCAGAACAAGAGTCTGGCCTCATCAGATTTGAAGTAAAAGACGATGGCATTGGTATCCCTGAAGATAAACAAAAACTAATTTTTGAATCATTCAAGCAAGTGGATGGCAGTATCAGCCGGAGGTTTGGAGGAACCGGATTGGGTCTGAGTATCTCCAAAGAACTTACACATCTGCTTTCCGGAAAAATTGCCGTTATCAGTAAGGAAGGAGAAGGTAGTACATTTATTGTAGAAATTCCTATAGGACAAACTAATACAAAACAGGGTCCTACCAATGAACGTCGACTGTTAATTATAGAAGATGACGAAACCTTTGCCAAAATCCTTGAAAAAATGGCACTAAGAGAAGGATTCAAGACTGAAATTTGCCATAGAGGTGACACCGGATACCTTCGTATAAAAGAGAGTAAGCCGGATGCAGTATTGCTGGACATGAACCTTCCCGGAATAAATGGCTGGAACCTTATAAAAAGAATCAGGTCGGAAAAGAGATATAGCTCAAATCCCTATACATGTAGTCAGCAGTGCAAAAGCATCTGA
- a CDS encoding PAS domain-containing protein: MSTETQFTDNGRTLYFELKINPVKVNSIICGAVMTLKDITSRVNNELLLKRNLEEKQKLSTVANTIKHSILITDNEFKVTWTNPFFKEITKFTAGEIMKQPVLNSLCGPLTDTTGVNDLLKDLASGRSSTIETILYKKNKEPFWSYISSSPVYDDNNCITGHIFIALDITDRKRSEE; the protein is encoded by the coding sequence ATGTCTACTGAAACCCAATTTACCGATAATGGAAGAACACTTTATTTTGAACTAAAGATAAATCCGGTCAAAGTAAACTCAATTATTTGCGGAGCTGTAATGACCTTAAAAGACATTACTTCAAGGGTTAATAATGAACTCTTATTAAAAAGAAATCTTGAAGAAAAGCAAAAATTATCTACTGTAGCAAACACAATTAAACATAGTATATTAATTACAGACAATGAATTCAAAGTAACCTGGACAAACCCCTTTTTCAAAGAAATAACCAAATTCACGGCAGGTGAAATAATGAAACAACCCGTTTTAAACTCACTTTGCGGTCCACTAACAGATACAACAGGCGTTAATGACTTATTAAAAGATCTCGCATCGGGGCGATCCTCAACCATTGAAACCATTTTATACAAAAAGAACAAGGAACCGTTCTGGAGTTATATCAGTTCATCGCCGGTTTATGACGATAACAATTGCATTACCGGACATATATTTATTGCCCTTGATATTACAGACAGGAAAAGGTCTGAAGAGTAA